A genomic window from Sporosarcina sp. Marseille-Q4063 includes:
- a CDS encoding YqjF family protein — protein MLGKPWIATQKWHHILFLHWPVPANILHKHIPPELDLDLFDGHAWIGFVFFKAKGTRPRFMVPIPGLHSYLELNVRTYVTFNGKSGVYFFNLDTDSNLAVYLNKISKFLPYRCASMSFSKSSGKYMPKSIKKHRGKQPEILDLSYKVVQESIPRNMLEYWLTERYCLWTKHKEKLIRVDIEHSSWRLHTVRCEIRRNSMAHFLKGHLQHTEPLAHYSPMKKVRFFPPISEYISS, from the coding sequence TTGCTTGGGAAACCGTGGATAGCGACACAAAAATGGCATCATATTTTATTTTTACACTGGCCTGTTCCTGCAAACATCCTACATAAGCATATACCTCCAGAACTAGATTTAGATTTATTCGATGGGCATGCTTGGATCGGATTTGTCTTTTTTAAAGCAAAAGGAACGCGTCCCCGATTTATGGTACCAATACCAGGCCTCCATTCTTATCTAGAACTTAATGTCAGAACTTACGTAACCTTTAATGGTAAATCAGGTGTTTACTTTTTCAATTTGGATACAGACAGTAATTTGGCTGTATATCTCAACAAAATTAGTAAATTCCTTCCTTATCGCTGTGCGAGCATGTCATTTTCAAAATCTAGTGGAAAGTATATGCCAAAGAGTATTAAAAAACATAGGGGTAAACAGCCGGAAATACTTGATTTATCTTACAAGGTAGTTCAAGAATCAATTCCGCGAAACATGCTTGAATATTGGCTAACAGAACGCTATTGTTTGTGGACAAAACACAAAGAGAAGCTTATACGTGTGGATATCGAGCATTCATCTTGGAGGCTGCATACTGTACGGTGTGAAATTCGTCGTAACTCAATGGCGCATTTTTTAAAAGGACACCTCCAACACACGGAACCACTCGCTCATTATTCCCCAATGAAAAAAGTTCGTTTCTTTCCTCCCATATCGGAATACATTTCCAGCTAA